One segment of Actinomyces sp. 432 DNA contains the following:
- a CDS encoding GTP-binding protein, translating to MVVTLGEDPVGRDLVEHLRPHDTLLLPGLDMPMLPELLAVRHDAELALARVHPATTRAWGGPIEHGVRTLDLFSELPFHPGRLREFVADLAGNGLLARGCFWLPSRPGRVCTWEVAGGVVSVGDAGPWDAALSVKVNSLEGAALGQKQGGGEGPRCHLVVTGIADEAQCARVADAFHRILLRPEEMGEALAWVGVPDGLEDWFGRE from the coding sequence GTGGTTGTTACCCTCGGCGAGGATCCGGTCGGACGTGACCTAGTAGAGCATCTGCGCCCCCACGACACGCTGCTGCTACCGGGCTTGGACATGCCAATGCTTCCGGAGCTGCTAGCGGTCCGGCACGATGCTGAGCTGGCTCTGGCGCGCGTGCATCCTGCCACTACCAGGGCGTGGGGAGGACCCATTGAGCACGGGGTGCGCACGCTGGACCTGTTTTCCGAGCTGCCCTTCCACCCGGGGCGGCTGCGCGAATTCGTCGCCGATCTGGCCGGTAATGGTTTGCTCGCCCGCGGCTGCTTCTGGCTGCCCAGCCGTCCTGGGCGCGTGTGTACCTGGGAGGTGGCCGGTGGAGTTGTCAGTGTGGGGGATGCCGGGCCCTGGGATGCAGCGCTGAGTGTGAAAGTGAATTCGCTGGAGGGCGCGGCTCTAGGGCAGAAGCAGGGCGGTGGGGAGGGGCCGCGCTGCCACCTGGTTGTCACGGGTATTGCGGATGAGGCGCAGTGTGCGCGCGTTGCCGACGCCTTTCACCGGATACTGCTGCGACCGGAGGAGATGGGTGAGGCACTGGCCTGGGTCGGGGTCCCAGACGGGCTGGAGGACTGGTTCGGGCGGGAATGA